A region of the Armigeres subalbatus isolate Guangzhou_Male unplaced genomic scaffold, GZ_Asu_2 Contig1738, whole genome shotgun sequence genome:
gattaatcaacatgcgattttcgttgggtgaaagctgttgagtattccttttagctatgtaggttttcttttaacctgcgcctcATGGGGAAGCgttattaacagtataatgaaaaaataaattttcccatactaatttgcatgcaaacttgaaatcgcttgtgctaaatcagttttattccaaatgagctcaaattttcagaggacactcagaacatgataaagaaccagatgagcactgtggagcaaaaacgattttttgaaccaccctaatggtcACGCAGGACTTGGAGGTAGCGCAACGACCATGCAACAGTACGGCGGTGTGCCGAAAAACTTGAGTATCTGGAGAACAGTTTATCGTTGAACGATAGTTGAACGGAGGTCATGGCAACGATGGGAATTTTGTGGGTTTCGTAGGTGACTTCCGATAATTCAGCTGCAGAAATTATCCCGTCAGGCCATTGATCTGGAGATAGCTTCAATCACGACGGGCCATTCCACCGTTTTCTTGAGAAGATCGGCTGGATCCAGTCCCCTGGAAATGTCGTCCGCGGGGTTATCAGAACCCGCTACGTGATTCCACCTTTCAATAGTAGTCGTTGCTTGAATTTGGCTTATGCGATTTGCTACGAACGTTTTCCAACAACCTGGGGATGAACGGAGGCACCGGATCACTGTGGTAGAGTCGGACCAGGAAAAGGCCGGTGGAACGGTCTTGAGAGATGACGCAACCTTTTTGTACAGCTGCGTCGAAAGATGAGCTGCACACAGTTCCAGTATGGCTATAGTATGTCGAGCAGCGAGTGGCGAAGTTTTCGATTTCGAAGCCAGGAGCTTCACACCCACCTCACTGGTGGATTGGGCGCGGACATAGCGTGGCGAGATAAGGGGTGGAGGCTTTACCGTAGGTTACGGTCGGTAGCTGGTATGTGGTTATCGGGTCGGATGGATTACTACGCAATTTGATGCGCTGCAACGGTTGGTCTTCTTCATGAAGGAGCACTAACCGGTACATCTTTTCGATGTTCCTATTTAGGGCGATGCGGTGGAAGCAGAATCGAATAACGAGCGACAAAAAATCGTCTTGAACGACCGGTCCGACAAGGAGAATGTCATTGGGTGTGCTGCCTGACGTTGTTTGACACGAAGCATCAAACACTACCCTAGTCTTCGTGGTGGTACTTGAGAGCTTAAATACCGGATGGTGGGGAAGGTAACAGTGCAGCTTGGTATTGTCAACCGGTTCATCGAGCCGTCTCATATGCCCAAGACGTTCGTAATCATCCATAAACTGATGGTAGGCAAACTTGATGTTGAGATTTCGCTCTAGACGGCGTTCTAAAGCGAGGAATCGACGCTCTGCAATCAACTCTGACTCTCCCAATTCGATTTGGGGATTTTCTGTTCTGGGTAGGCGAACGATGTATCGCCCACTTGGATCTATGGACGTGGTTTTAACGCAGAATGCTTCACAAATCTTTTCGGAAGCGGAGTGTACGAATTGTTTGGGAATCGTTTCAATTTCCCAAAACCTTTGGAGAGTGGCATCCAGTTGGGCGTCAGAACTGGATAGTTGACCCGACAGATTCTGGTGATGTCGAGCCATATAAGGTTCAACCGAAATGACTTTCGATGAGGTAGGGCAAGTCAGGACCCAGGGAAAATTTCTTGCCCGTGTGAAGATCCCAATATACTTCGCCACCAATGACGAGGTCGATTTTGTTCGGGGCATAGGATAACGGATCGGATCATTCGACCTTGGGGAGTTTGAAGGAGGAAAGCTTGACTTCAACGGTAGGCAAATTGGCGGTGGGGTGGTCGTTAACGAAGAAATAAAGTTTAGTGGAGAAAGTTCCTACTCTTGAACGGACTGTGGTGGCGATGGCACGATGGCAATTCCTTCAACGGATACATCAACTTTGGATTGAGAGACGGCAAGGAGATTGGCAAGCTCTGATGATATGAAGTTCGACATTGAACCGGAATCCAACAACGCTCTTGCTTCGAAAGACTTCCCGCGATCGTTGACAACTTTGAGCGcgacgagacgagccagccacgggctgaaagtctcgataataaagacaaaaaaaaaactttgagcgCAACTGTCTGTAAAAGAACCGTGCTGGCTTGGAATTGAACCGACATGCTAACTTGTTGGGAGGAGGAAGACGGTTCCGAATTGACCAGCAGGGCAGAATTGGGCATCACGTCATGGGGTTTCGACATCACGGCAGGAGCAGCAGAGACTTAACAGTCTGGATGGGATCATGCAGCAACGTATGGTGGCGATCGCGACACGTTCGACAGGAAAACTTAGATGAGCAGCTTCTAGCATGGTGACCGGTTCGGAAACAATTCCAACAAAGTTTCCTTTGGGATATCAGCTCTCTTCTTTGGCTGACGGGCATCTTGGAGAATGTTTGGCACTGGAATAGAAAGTGCCGTTCGAAGCAAGCGAAACATGACGGAACGTTTAATTTACTATCGGATGATACCGCAGTGGTGGTGAACTTGGACGAAAGCTGCTTTTTTGGAGGCAAAAAAGTGCTGGCCACCTTTGCTTGACCGAGCTGGGAACGATGGGACATATCAGATGCTACGGACTTCAGGATGCTCACACGCTGGTACAAAAACTCAACTAAATCGTTGAATTTGACGTCATCATCCTGGCTGGTCTTCTCCTCCCATGCACGAAGAGAAGCTGGATCAAGTTTGTAGGAGAGGATATTCACCAGGGGGTGTCCCAGTGGGCGATGGGGTTTATTTAGCTTGGCGAGGGCCTTCACGTGCCGCTGAAACTCGTCCACAAAATCATACAGGTCGTTGGCGGATTCTTTTTTGACCGCCGGTAGGTCATAGATGCTACGGAAAAGCTGTTTCTTGAGAAAACGACGATTGTCATACCTTTTGAGTAGGGCCTCCCAGGCGGTACCATAGTTATCGGCTTCGATGTCTACGGTCTCGAACGGTTAACGTGCCTCTCCTTCGAGGGACTGCAACTTGGCTACAGTTGGAATGTCGGCGTTCGAGTGCACCATCGATGTGAAGGTGTCCCGAAAGGATAGCCACTTCGAAAAATCCCCAGCGAATTTGGGAAGATCAATTTGTGGCAGCCGAAGATGGAAGTTTCCCGGCACATCTGCTGTTGTATTGAGGACACTTTGGTTGTGATCCTCTGCACGCTTGGGCAGCAGAAAACCTTTAGCTACACAATATCTGCCCTTAAACCCAACTCGCTCCGCTAGATGCGTGCCCTTTTCGATTTCCGCTTGCACCTTGAGGAAATCTCGATACACTCTGTCCAGTCCTTCAAGTCTAACAGAAATCTGACAACTATCACAATTTTCTTCGTAGTGCTTTACAAAATGTTCTACTCCAGTACAATGGGCTATCAgccccaagatttttttatgtacgaCTTTTAtgtatccgacttcgtcagtagatgggaataaccagcgcgggggggaaacatacattttcagtgcaaaaagtaaacaaacgagcataaattccatacaaaaatccaagatggctgagttggggatattgacaagtcggataacctgtatacataaaaaaatcttgatcagCCCTTTCCTCACTACGCTTAAATCAGTTAACAGGATTACGTCGCGAATACGCGGATCGGTGCAAACACTATCGTTTTAAGTGTCACTGGTATATCGTTCACTCCTTCCTTGCCGCCACCAAGGCCAAGGAGAAACTTGCGCAATGAGATTGCGATCGAAATTTTAATTCTTGTCTCACATCACTGAATTCGACCAGGCTAAAAACAGCACACTTTGTTTctactgcacggactgctttgtctctttttcgctacaaagaaatttgaaaaaaacaaggccagtaaacgtcaaaatttatgaggaacgaaagagattatctgaacattttttttgaataaaaatttctACTATAAATTTTGTCTCGGGGGGGGTGGGGGGCGGCGGTTTATTTCTACGCCACTGGACCAGGGGATATTTTCGCTCTCCCTTCTCTCGCAGTCTATATGTGGGAATAGGACAATACATACGTATCTTAAATGCAGGGTGGTTATATAATAAATTCAACTGGGTAATTTCCggaatttctgaataattttttgATGGAAGTTCTGGAATaggaaatgtgaaaaattcaccaaGGAAATAAGGGAATTCCTTGAGTATATTTCTAAAGACTAActgagaaatatttggaaataatTTGAGATGGATGTTCGGAGGAGTTTTcgtaagaattcccggagaaatttctagagtAACTCCTATGAGTCCAgttgattttttggaggaacttccagagaaataccTGGAGCAACTTGCAGAGAAATCACCGTTTGGTGTGGTCGTATAATTCGACAGATTTTCGTATCCTGGGTCAGTCAAGTGCACATGTGCTTATTGAACCAGGTTGGGTACATATTGATGTTGAGGTCATTGCAacagccttggttgattcgatagatacTTTGGATAgaacttgagaacgttttggagtaccatgaacatctcgtattcaagaaaattgggtttACATTATGTGTTTATGCCTATTGAATCAGATTGGATATTTGCTGACGAAGAAAGCCTTGATAGATATGGTAGATAACTGAACTGGAAAACATTTTGGAAAgccttgaacatctcgtattccaACGTGATTGAGTGTTTAGAATTATCAAACAATGCGGTATAGGATCCAATCATTTCAAATTCATCTGCTTGCTCTCAGAAGTgaaattttcccaaggtttcggatatctgggtcTCACCGGCATAATCAAACTTGACATCCGATATGTTTCCTGTTAAGCCGACATCTTGGTAAACATTTTATGCGGAAGAAAGTGGGGAACTTGCTTTCATCTGTGATGTTTCACAGCCAATCTAAAAAGCTGGGCATATTGACCCATACGTCACGAAAGGGTTAAATCAGATGTATAAGTATTACGTAGCATTTGAAGGACCCCACGCATGTGTCATGATTCCATGAttaaacttacttacttatggatcctgtacacctccggtggagcaaagggccgacttgaaagatgtccatcctgagcgttgcccggctatcgctttaacctgttgccaggttagatttcggtcgacttcttttatttctttattgaggcttcgccgccatgagcctctgggtctgcctctgctgcgatgtcccgctgggttccagtctaatgcttgtttacagatttcgtatccgcccctacgtagagtgtggccgacccagccccacttccgatcaagaatttctgttgctatcggcctctggtgacaacgacgatggagctcgttgtttgagatccagttgtgaggccaccaggcccgaattatataccgcaggcatctgttgatgaatacttgcagccgttgagtgttctccactgatacacaccatgtttcgctagcgtataacagcacagatttcacgttagagttgaaaattcgtattttggtgcgttcacttatctgtctgttttccagatatttcttaaactcgcaaaggcagcccttgctttcttgatccgtgcgcctatgtcgatcttggtaccgccatctgacgccatttggctaccaagatattggaagctttcaacattttccactggttgcccggctactgtgcaACTGGAaagagtcaccgtgtttacatccaacgatttggttttgttgacattgatgactaaacctgccgaagaggagcgttcggcaaggtcgttgagcttactctgcatatcagagcgccgttgcgcgaggagtgcaacgtcatcagccaattcgaagtcgtttaagtgctccatggttataggctgccataacagcccgcggtttggttcacggtcaatcgcatctaccagaatctcatcgattacgatgaggaacagtaacggtgatagaatacatccttgcctcacacccggatagggtcggacaggaccccattgtgcagcactctacacgaaaaggcctcgtactgtgcttcgatgaggccggtgattttctcaggaacccccttgcgtctcagggcgccccacatattctcgtgattgagacggtcgaaagcttttccgtagtcaatgaataccaagtaaagggactcttggaatcgttgacctgctccagaatgatgcggagcgtgacaatatgatccacacaggatcttccggcacggaatccgacttgctgccgccggagagtcgcatcgatcttctcctgaatccgggctaggataattttgcacagaactttgcgaacggtacacagcaacaaaatgcctcgccagttatcgcatacagtcaggtcaccctttttgggcaccttcactaagatacctggcacttgaaaaagttgttcgaagtgctcgaaccagcgtttcagctggtcagttgggtcggtcaataactgatcattcgcgtctttcacaggcatcgttgcattcatcttcgccccgcttaagcgtcgtgagatatcgtagaggaggcgaatgtctccGGTTGCGAcggctctctctcctttgtcggccagagagtctgcccacgctcgcttgtcccgtcgacatgagcgtttttacttccttctcaagagccgcgtatcgttaacgggctaagactttggctcctctggttttcgatcgctctatcgcggctttggcttctcttcgctcctctatcttcctccaggtctcatcggtgatccattgttttctctgggtgcgcagttcgcccagattgttctcgctggtggcgatgaaggaaATCTTGATggtggtccattggtcttctacgctgccaccttccggaatatctgcagcacgcgtctccagttcttcaacgaaggaccgtttcaccgtggcatcttccagtcggcgtgtgttgaatcgtcgtccaactctttcctcctgccgacgaatccgcgcaatgcgcaggcgtatttcgccgatatTGGCACGCCGATATCGGCactaattttcggctgatttattaggagctgatttgtgtatttttgggttttttgatcgaatcacatcagccgaaacctatataaaagttcatttaatcatcatacaatgttctgtggcataccaactgccgtttttgcaattctgaggtcaatcgagcaatcagaaccaatttccagatcgaatgagtgacggaggtgtattttcctatacattttggctgaaatccccatacaaacttcaaatcaaatgcgccagcttatgcaacaagcgattgagctgaaattttcagagattgattttctcacccaaagacacaatcctggggggtgccccgtggaattagacaactttttgtttcctgggccagtctagtgttcATGTTccattgatgactagtccaatccgtttagtcTCGCTTTTCactctgatgtaggcttcctccatcctctcaaagttacgtgccataatcaATGTCAATGTCGTCATGtcatcaatgtcgtcggcgaaaccaaattaCTTTCCGTACTAAACAGCCGACCTATTAGCGAAACACCAGTGGGTAAGTGTACCAAAAACAGGTCCTGCACAATAGGTTTGTCCTCAGCTGGAGATTTGAGAGACAAGTCAGTTCCAAACGACCCCGAGATCCCCAATCCCTGAGCAGGCAAGTTACactagggcttccattcccggaaacgatttcccgggaaaccatatttcccgggattcccgattcccgggatttatgtatcagtttcccgaatttcccgggaaatgagcatactaaaatattttgtaataattgtctttttttttaatttgatgataacggattttggggtatcaattacatttttttactagcATCATCTAACTAGCGAGACAAAGAACCAGTTTGTATCTATCATTCGTTTATTCAGTAGTTTCAAACGTCGGTAAGCGTTGTGAAGTAATAAAAATTTAGTGTCTGTGGTGAAACAGCAGAGCTACCAATGTTCGCAGATATTCAGGCAATAGCAGTGaccgctttggcaggtttgtccTATTATCCAGTACTTTGCGCTCGGTATGGCGGCGTGAGTTCCCTCcagtttgacattcaagaggtagaaaacattggaattCATCTAGTTTGCCTTGGATCATAAAAATTTGGAGAACAAAAAAGTCAACAGACGTCAATTATGTTTGTCGAAAACAAGGATATTcgtttaaatataattttagtttaataaattttaattttaaaattagtttaataaaattagttttaataaattcactcaatattttcttatttttaggcTTAAAATAGGTCAAACAAAGGACGCTTTACGGTGACTGCTGGATAGTTTTGTTTCCAATTACTCATGTGCGCCAATATGTATGAACACAACCAAAATATTACTTCTTTTCATCGCAATGTAGTgtgcctatcatcaaccaaagaGTGTTTATTGGTTCTTTACGAATGACATTCTTTCATTTCATAAACTAAATTATTCGTGGTAAAATATTGTGGAATTCTTCTAACGCGTTTGTTCAATGAACCTTGAGATTATTGGACTATGAAAGCGATCATGCGTTCCTTTTCTTTCGATTATTCTTAACTTTAATCCATGAATACAATTTCAAACATTCAGGCCAAATATGGGAAAAATCCAACTAGGCTTGACGACAATGATAACAGTTTGAAATCAGATCAAATCTGCTTAGTGTCCTCCACGAATTTTAGCACAAATTACTCAATACTTTGCATGATTATCTATATTAGGTCTGCCGTTGTGTTATCGCTTTCATATTTCTAGaaggtaaaataaaaaatacaacatAAGTGCATGACGAAAATACGTACCAAAACCATGAATATCATACAGAAAATTAtttgacattttgtttttttttgtttttatgcaaCCTGGTGAGTGCCAATCTAGGATGTGCCAATGTTATTTAATTAATCAAGGCCTACAGTGATCacaatatgtaaatattttctacctcttgaatgtcaaaaaggcattCACTCGGCagccattaccgagcgcaaaatactggattgtCAAAGGTTTTTTAAGACCTTCAATCTTTTTTGATTCAATCcccgaacagactcatattccaaagactcgtttgtattttgcgatatttcggaaatatttcatttgagtattttataatattggtgGGCTAACAGATCTTGATGGAAAAACAGATTTTAGGTCTTTAGTATGCGATCATTACAACTGTCTTACTGACTCTTACAACAAATACTCGCAAAACTTTTGCTATTTGATGCTTGCTGTTTGGCATTTCAAGGATCTCTCGAAGCCGTCGTTGTCCAAAAACTGGAAAAAATTCGGATACAACctgaaaaagttttcaaaaaaattatggaaaagtagCACACAGTGCTCATCAGGACACTGTAGATCCTCCTCTTGAGCCAGAGCAGATGCTGATACTTATGACATGgcgaacgttttgtagaagTAGTTACCGAttttcgaactgaacaaaaactttctcaggctttcaacaactctttcatCAATAtggttttgaatattttacggcaaaatttaaactacgatttgaattagtttcgagagtttttgtatttcccgggatcccgggaaatcccgggaaattattatttcatttcccgtttcccgggaagttgattcccgggaaaaatggaagccctaaGTTACAccttctgcgcgtttcgaagggactcgagaatgcccatgaaactcaaactacgcacatcacccgatccatcgtcgccttgatcatctaggtaatgacccagtgcagccagtacctcaccaccgtgtttaaatagctctcctggtagtcgGTCAACCCCAAGggttttgttgttcttcagccggccaatcccctcctggatttcctggagacccagagccggtaaaattatgtcctgcgcgcgttctcccatgTTCATCACCAtcccgccatcttcgtctgctacaTCGTTATTCatgtgttcttcgtagtgctgccgccacctttggatcacctcacgctcgttcttaagaaggttcccgttaatGTCCTTACAtgtatcaggctgtggcacgtgcccctcacgtgaacggttcatcttctcttagaactttcgtgcgttattagcgcggtacaattgctccgtctcttcacggtctcgatctttctgctggCGCTCTTTCGTCAGGAAAATCGATTTGTCTGTTCTactgtttgtatcgtgcctcgttcgccctcgtgcggtgttccAGCAGtctcgtccatgctgcattcttctcttccactaactgctcacattcgccgccaTACTAGTCGTTTTTTttatccgggggcaccgtgccaagtgcagcggttgcgatgCTACCAATgccggatcgaatatctctccagccatcttcaagagacgctgcgcctagctgctcttccgttgggagtgccacttccagctgctgcgcgcaatcttgggctagtctaccgtcttgtagccgcggaGTTCTActacgacgcgtgttgtacgccgtcgagagttttgagcgcaggcatactgcaacgaggtagtggtcgaattcaatattcgcactgcggtaagtgcgaacgctagtgatgtcggagaagaatttaccgtcgattagaacgtggtcgatttggttttccgtttcttggttaggtgatctccatgtggccttgtggatacttttgcggggaaagaaggtacttcggactaccattccgcgggaggctgcaaagtttatgcatcgttgaccgttatcattcgatacggtgtgcagactatccggtccgatgaccggtctatacattgcCTCTCTTCCTACccgtgcgttcatgtcgccgatgacgattttgatatccgcagtgggcatccatcgtatgtctgctccagctgtgcatagaacgcttctttcttgtCAAGCTCTTGGACATAGTCTCTGCTGCCCGCATGCAGTAGTAGTACAATTGCCATGAAATAGCACTTATTGAACTACTTGGAAAATAATCTTTTGATTGAACCCTGGATCCCTTCTGTGAGTCATCCGTTAAGAAAGTTATCTATGTTAGTATAAAAAGTTACATCCAATGAgcttttgaatttgtttgacCCTAAAGtcttaaatgaaaaaaaacgtAAAATGCAATTTGATTCTTATTAGATCCCAAAATCCGTTAAATTTCCCAATTTTACCAAGAAAATATGAATGGTGACCTTCTGTGGATCCCTAATGAAGAGGAAAACTGATGTACTTTCTGGCCCTTTGGGCAACGAACTCCTCGAAAAAGAACTCCTAGAAAACTCACTGGTTTTTTTGAACGATTGTTTTTTCAGAATACCCCAGCGGGCTTGGTAGCCATATGGCTgatgcttctgcctcatacgcagaaggtcgtgggttcaatcccaggtccgttccattctcctactttgtatctttctctttatttctcatgttctagcaatcgctagaactggaaatggacttccataccgtttccattattattcctataccttcaacttgagtattctatcagtaatctgatagaattggaaatgaactatagagctcgtttcctacatccaattagaaattccatcagttaccttctcctatctatcacattggcagctcgttaaccaagacggacctctgcctctccaacctaac
Encoded here:
- the LOC134203280 gene encoding uncharacterized protein LOC134203280, with translation MARHHQNLSGQLSSSDAQLDATLQRFWEIETIPKQFVHSASEKICEAFCVKTTSIDPSGRYIVRLPRTENPQIELGESELIAERRFLALERRLERNLNIKFAYHQFMDDYERLGHMRRLDEPVDNTKLHCYLPHHPVFKLSSTTTKTRVVFDASCQTTSGSTPNDILLVGPVVQDDFLSLVIRFCFHRIALNRNIEKMYRLVLLHEEDQPLQRIKLRSNPSDPITTYQLPTVTY
- the LOC134203281 gene encoding uncharacterized protein LOC134203281 yields the protein MLEEDLQELGVFELRVPYGELSIQKLFRSIYDLPAVKKESANDLYDFVDEFQRHVKALAKLNKPHRPLGHPLVNILSYKLDPASLRAWEEKTSQDDDVKFNDLVEFLYQRVSILKSVASDMSHRSQLGQAKVASTFLPPKKQLSSKFTTTAVSSDSKLNVPSCFACFERHFLFQCQTFSKMPVSQRRELISQRKLCWNCFRTGHHARSCSSKFSCRTCRDRHHTLLHDPIQTVKSLLLLP